One window from the genome of Pseudobdellovibrionaceae bacterium encodes:
- a CDS encoding c-type cytochrome, translated as MSTQDPYNRSGYYMFLGSMVASLLFFFYLSFLHPGVRGVDHNIVKDYNPDAASTKFDLATAEEPWLSSDNMIAAGKKSYDVNCAVCHAADGTGIAAMGARNLVEGKWKKGGTSIHLFETITKGLERDPSVPGIMAPFGHLPANERWALVHFIRSITNNKAADDSAELESFGKANM; from the coding sequence ATGTCCACTCAAGACCCCTACAATCGTTCAGGGTATTATATGTTTCTCGGCAGTATGGTTGCCTCGTTGTTATTTTTCTTTTATCTGAGTTTCCTTCATCCAGGCGTAAGAGGCGTAGACCACAATATTGTTAAAGACTACAACCCAGATGCAGCAAGTACAAAATTTGATTTGGCTACGGCCGAAGAGCCTTGGCTATCTTCAGACAATATGATTGCTGCGGGCAAAAAATCTTACGATGTAAACTGTGCCGTTTGCCATGCTGCGGATGGGACAGGTATCGCAGCTATGGGTGCTAGAAACCTAGTAGAAGGCAAATGGAAAAAAGGCGGCACATCCATCCATTTATTTGAGACTATCACCAAAGGTTTAGAAAGAGACCCATCGGTTCCTGGGATTATGGCTCCCTTTGGCCACCTGCCTGCAAATGAAAGATGGGCCTTGGTGCACTTCATTCGATCTATTACAAACAATAAAGCGGCCGATGATTCAGCAGAGTTAGAAAGCTTTGGTAAGGCAAATATGTAG